The DNA region GGGGGGCCTTGCCGCCGCTGCCGTGGAAGATCAGTTCGGTGCCGCGCCCGGCGCGCAGTTCGCGGGCGCGGGCCTGGTGCGTCGCCCAGCGGATCGCCTCGACGACGTTGCTCTTCCCGGACCCGTTCGGGCCGATCACGGCGCTGACGCCGGGCCCGAAGTCCAGGCGGGTCTTGTCGGCGAAACTCTTGAAGCCTTGCAGGGTGATGCTCTGAAGCATGAATCTCCGGGAGAGGGGCGGGTGGGCAGGGGCACGGAGCCCACGGGGGCGCGGGGCCGGCCGTGGGCGGTTCAGGGGATGGGGTTAGGGCACCGCGTTACTGATCTGCGCAGTCCTGGCCCGTGAAGGGTTCGCGGAGGTCCAGGTGGCCGAGGGTGTCGGTGTTCTTGCCGGCCAGCAGGAAGGTGACGTCCTGGCCGCGCAGGTCCAGCAGGGTGCGGGTGATGGTGCACAGCAGCATGCGCTCGCCGCTGCTGCCGTACTTCAGCTTGCCGTACTCGGCGCCGAGGTCCACGAAGTAATGCCCGCCGCGGTAGTACACGCGCGGGGCGGGCGTGCCGGCCGGCACCACGCCGATCAGGGCCTTGTCGTTGGGGCCCTGCGCCCAGACGTTCAGCGCGGCCTGCGCGATGGTCCCGACGTCCTTCTGCGTGACCTGCAGGGTCCGCACCTCCATCTTCAGCGCGCGGACCTGCGGGTCGGTGAAGTACACGTTACCTTTCACGGCCTCGCGGTCGGTGAGTTCCAGCTTGGGCGGCTCGGGCGTTTCCGGGGGGCGCTGCACGGCCTGCAGGGCCAGCACGGACGCGCCGAGCAGCAGCAGGGTGATCACGTTGAACAGGGAGAAGAGGCGTTTCATGGCGTGCCTCCGGCGCTGAGGTTGGCGTTGTTGTTCGCGCGGGCGGTGAGGTACGTGGCGACGCTGCGCGCGAGCGAGACCGCCATGACGTCCAGGCGGTCGTCCACGCCGAGCTTGGCGAGGTCCTCGGCGTTGTTCGCCCAGCCGAGCTCCATCAGCAGGGCGGCCTGCGGGGCCTCCCGCAGGGTGAGGATGCGGGTGGTGTTCTCGGCGCTGGCGGTCACGCCGCCGCCCTTGAGTTCCCCGCGCAGCAGTTCGCTGAGCTTGCGGCTGTTCCCGCCGTTGCCGACCGCCAGGACCGCGTACGGGGGTTTGGCGCTGCCGGTGCGCACGGCGTTCACGAGCTGCGCGCTGGACCGGCCGGCCTGTTCGTACACGGTGACGCCCGAGCGTTTCGCGCCGGGCAGGCGGCCCAGGTCCAGGGCGATGTACACGTCGCTCTGGCGGGTGAGGACCAGCTTGTCGTCGAGTTTCATGGTGTTGGCCGAGTCGCGCGTGACCTTGACCTGCCAGCCGGCCTGGGTCATCAGCAGCGCGGCGCGGCGGGCGACTTCCAGGGTGATGTCGCGGCCCACGCCCTGCACCGTCAGGGGGTCGAGCAGCACCAGCGGCCGGGTGACCCGCCCGAGCAGTTCCGGGTTGGTGCGGGGCACGCCGGGGCCGGCGTCCACGACCACGCGCACGCTGCCGGGCCGCACGACCTTGAAGACTCGCAGGCCGCTCGCGGCGGTCAGCGGGAAGGTCAGGGTGAGGTCCTCGCCGCTGCGGGCCAGGGTCACGGACGGCACGAAGGCGCCGCGGGTGGTGTACTTGCGGGCCTCGCCTTTCAGGCCGCGCAGGGTGACCACGGCGTTCCCGCCGCGCTGTTCGTCCAGGACCTCCACGTCGCGGTTCAGGTCGAGGACGAGGCGGTCGGTGTCCTTGCCGGCACGGCTGCTCACGCCGACGAGGCTGGGGGCGGGCACCGTGAAGCTGCCCGCGCGGTACTGCGCGCCCAGGCCGCGGGCCAGGGTGTCCAGGGGCAGGTGCAGGGTGCCGTTCACGTACGTGGCGGTGCGGGCCTGCACGCGGGTGGTGTCCAGCTGCACGGTGTTGAAGTCGGTGGTGGCGCGCTGCTGGTCCTCGTCGATGGGGAGCAGCAGGGTGTGGCCCAGCCCGGTGACGCGCACGATCCCGCCGTCCTCGGTGACCGAGAGCAGCGAGCGGACGGCATCCACGCTGGCGTACTCGGCCCCGAACAGCGTCACACTCTGCACCGCCTGCCCCGCGAAGCTGAGCTTGCCGTAGGTGAGCTGCTCCGCGCTGAGGTTCCCCGGGCGCTCCGGGGCGGCGGTGCCCGGGGTGACGGGCGTGGGGCTGGCCGGGGTGGCGCCGGGCGGCAGGGCGGGAATCTCGGTCTGCTGGGCGTGCGCGAAGGTCGTCCAGAGCAGGCCGGTGCAGGCCAGGGCGGCGGTCAGCAGCACGCTGCCGCGCAGGATCAGGGTGCCGGCCTGGGGCCGGCGCAGGGGGGGGCGGGTCACAGTTCCCTCAGTTCGCGTTTCACGGTCTTCTCCGCCTCGGCGCGGCGTTTGTCATGCAGTTTCTTCCCGCGGGCCAGCGCGAGCTCCACCTTGAAGTAGCGGCCTTTCTGGTACAGCTTGGTGGGCACCAGGGTCAGGCCCTTCTGTTCCAGGCCGCGGCGGAGTTTCTGGATCTCCAGGCGGTTCAGCAGCAGGCGGCGGGGGCGGCGCGGCTCGTGGTTGTTGTAGGTGGCGTCCTTGTAGGGAGGAATGTAGAGCCCCTCGAGTTCGACGTTTCCGGCGCTCAGGCGGGCGAAGGCGTCGCGGAAGTCCACGCCGCCCGCGCGGATGCTCTTCACTTCACTGCCTGTCAGGCTGATGCCCGCCTCGAAGCGCTCCAGCAACTCGTACTCGTGATGAGCGCGGCGGTTGGTGTACACGCGGGGCATTCTAGCAGCCTGCCCCGCGGCGTCCCGGACGCAGGTACGCGTCTTCCGGGGGCCGGGGGCAGGCGGGCGCGCCGGGGCTCAGGGCAGTTTCTTCGAGAGGCTGTCGAACACGAAGTTCGCCGCGTCCGC from Deinococcus ficus includes:
- a CDS encoding N-acetylmuramoyl-L-alanine amidase translates to MTRPPLRRPQAGTLILRGSVLLTAALACTGLLWTTFAHAQQTEIPALPPGATPASPTPVTPGTAAPERPGNLSAEQLTYGKLSFAGQAVQSVTLFGAEYASVDAVRSLLSVTEDGGIVRVTGLGHTLLLPIDEDQQRATTDFNTVQLDTTRVQARTATYVNGTLHLPLDTLARGLGAQYRAGSFTVPAPSLVGVSSRAGKDTDRLVLDLNRDVEVLDEQRGGNAVVTLRGLKGEARKYTTRGAFVPSVTLARSGEDLTLTFPLTAASGLRVFKVVRPGSVRVVVDAGPGVPRTNPELLGRVTRPLVLLDPLTVQGVGRDITLEVARRAALLMTQAGWQVKVTRDSANTMKLDDKLVLTRQSDVYIALDLGRLPGAKRSGVTVYEQAGRSSAQLVNAVRTGSAKPPYAVLAVGNGGNSRKLSELLRGELKGGGVTASAENTTRILTLREAPQAALLMELGWANNAEDLAKLGVDDRLDVMAVSLARSVATYLTARANNNANLSAGGTP
- the smpB gene encoding SsrA-binding protein SmpB codes for the protein MPRVYTNRRAHHEYELLERFEAGISLTGSEVKSIRAGGVDFRDAFARLSAGNVELEGLYIPPYKDATYNNHEPRRPRRLLLNRLEIQKLRRGLEQKGLTLVPTKLYQKGRYFKVELALARGKKLHDKRRAEAEKTVKRELREL
- a CDS encoding GerMN domain-containing protein, with product MKRLFSLFNVITLLLLGASVLALQAVQRPPETPEPPKLELTDREAVKGNVYFTDPQVRALKMEVRTLQVTQKDVGTIAQAALNVWAQGPNDKALIGVVPAGTPAPRVYYRGGHYFVDLGAEYGKLKYGSSGERMLLCTITRTLLDLRGQDVTFLLAGKNTDTLGHLDLREPFTGQDCADQ